A portion of the Sphaerochaeta pleomorpha str. Grapes genome contains these proteins:
- a CDS encoding rhomboid family intramembrane serine protease — MNTGKSIINRRFRNNTYTNITLKLIIINAVVFLLTTYIAPRSAYYLAMIPSFVLHGYIWQFFTYMFVHGGFSHIFFNMLSLFIFGTMVEQRVGSKEFLLFYLLTGIVSGIISFLCYLAAGTNVILVGASGAIYGVLLMFAVFYPYARVFVFGLIPIRAPVLVVLYAFIELSSQVFGAGGNVAHLTHLSGLLFAYLYCRIRMKINPIDVWKRTM; from the coding sequence ATGAATACAGGCAAAAGCATAATCAACCGGAGATTCCGGAACAATACGTATACGAATATCACACTCAAACTGATAATCATCAATGCAGTGGTTTTCCTTCTTACCACATACATAGCTCCTAGGAGCGCCTATTATCTGGCAATGATTCCTTCGTTCGTCCTGCATGGATATATCTGGCAGTTCTTTACCTATATGTTCGTACACGGCGGTTTTTCCCATATATTCTTCAATATGCTCAGTCTCTTTATTTTTGGGACAATGGTGGAACAAAGGGTTGGGAGTAAAGAGTTTCTGCTCTTTTACCTATTAACAGGAATCGTAAGTGGTATTATTAGCTTCCTGTGTTATCTGGCAGCAGGGACGAATGTAATTCTCGTGGGAGCTTCCGGCGCAATTTATGGGGTTTTGTTGATGTTTGCGGTTTTTTATCCCTATGCCCGGGTTTTTGTTTTTGGTCTCATCCCTATAAGGGCACCTGTGCTTGTGGTCCTCTATGCGTTCATTGAACTTTCCAGCCAGGTTTTCGGCGCAGGCGGCAATGTTGCACACCTTACCCATCTCAGTGGGCTTCTCTTTGCCTACCTCTATTGTAGGATACGGATGAAAATAAACCCAATCGATGTATGGAAACGGACCATGTGA
- a CDS encoding MBL fold metallo-hydrolase → MEINITTLIENSLGEHTGLAVEHGLSFLVESGPHSVLFDTGQSDRYIRNAEKLGKELSSVRNVVLSHGHYDHSGGFRSFVEKRGKGTLTLWTGKGFFDQKYGKSGPSLQYLGNDFDEDFLNSHAVEHRTVASGKTEVVPGIWIVSGYSRIHPEEPVNPRFCKRIALDGSFQEDTFEDEILLVVESKRGLVVIVGCAHPGILNMLDTVATLFNQKVYALLGGTHLVEADQKRIGDTLKIFQEMDISVLGISHCSGSAAIEQSISMMDLSFHNNTGTSIILRDDEI, encoded by the coding sequence ATGGAAATAAACATAACGACCCTCATAGAGAATTCCTTGGGTGAACACACAGGGCTTGCCGTCGAGCATGGTCTTTCATTCCTTGTAGAGAGTGGGCCCCATTCTGTTCTGTTTGATACAGGACAGAGTGACAGGTATATAAGAAACGCCGAAAAACTAGGAAAAGAGCTTTCTTCGGTAAGAAATGTAGTTCTTAGTCATGGGCATTATGACCATAGCGGAGGATTCCGTTCCTTTGTTGAGAAAAGGGGAAAGGGAACGCTTACCTTATGGACAGGGAAGGGTTTCTTTGATCAGAAATATGGAAAGTCGGGACCTTCCCTCCAGTACCTTGGAAATGATTTTGATGAAGATTTCCTGAATAGTCATGCTGTAGAACATCGAACGGTTGCTTCTGGTAAAACAGAGGTTGTCCCAGGGATCTGGATTGTAAGCGGATATTCTCGGATTCACCCTGAAGAACCGGTTAATCCGCGGTTTTGTAAACGTATTGCCCTTGATGGTTCTTTTCAAGAAGACACCTTCGAGGATGAAATACTTCTGGTCGTTGAATCAAAGAGAGGGTTGGTCGTAATTGTCGGATGCGCGCATCCTGGAATTCTGAATATGCTCGATACAGTCGCAACGCTATTCAACCAAAAAGTGTATGCATTGCTTGGGGGGACTCATCTTGTCGAGGCGGACCAAAAAAGAATTGGGGACACGCTCAAGATTTTTCAGGAAATGGATATTTCGGTACTTGGAATTTCCCATTGCTCCGGATCCGCTGCCATAGAGCAATCGATTTCAATGATGGATTTGAGTTTTCACAATAATACTGGAACATCAATTATCCTTCGGGATGATGAAATATAA
- a CDS encoding ankyrin repeat domain-containing protein, translated as MSRNVESLNKKLLAAAVSSTKAKEIKTLLSQGADIHAQNEWGLTPVMLAAQYNPSVSVLKALLEAGADIQEAEPKYRSNALHLAANKSSSPKIIAELLKAGADLNARNYLGETALILAVNTNNETRIVSELLKSGADINARDYQGHSVLEYAKAAKRTYIINQLKKMGAN; from the coding sequence ATGTCCAGAAATGTAGAAAGTCTTAACAAAAAGCTACTCGCCGCTGCAGTATCTTCAACCAAGGCCAAAGAAATTAAAACGCTTCTGAGCCAAGGTGCCGATATTCACGCCCAAAACGAATGGGGCCTAACCCCTGTCATGCTAGCTGCCCAGTACAATCCTTCAGTCAGTGTACTAAAAGCTTTGCTTGAAGCTGGAGCTGATATCCAAGAGGCTGAACCAAAGTATCGTTCAAATGCTTTGCATCTTGCCGCAAATAAAAGCTCGAGCCCGAAAATCATTGCAGAATTACTCAAGGCTGGCGCTGATCTCAATGCACGCAACTATCTTGGGGAAACCGCCTTGATTTTAGCGGTAAACACCAACAATGAAACCAGGATTGTTTCTGAACTCCTGAAATCCGGTGCCGATATCAACGCCAGGGATTATCAGGGACATTCTGTACTGGAATATGCAAAGGCTGCCAAACGCACCTATATTATCAATCAATTGAAGAAAATGGGTGCAAACTGA
- a CDS encoding adenosine deaminase: MLTKEIIQQVPKVELHDHLDGGLRIETILELARENNVDLPSNNPKLLREWFIRGCKQKSLALYLETFSVTTAVMQTKEALERVAFEAVEDLAAQHVCYAEIRFAPILHTAKELTSEQAVQAVLDGLQRGKKKTGMPSGLILCAMRNQKPSVSLDIAELAVAFCDRGVVGFDLAGDESGYPPKKHLDAFQYIRNKNFNITIHAGEAFGVESIWQAIQVCGAHRIGHGTRLIEDMSIESSHIEEMGSLANFILDRRIPMEMCLTSNVGTGATSDYAHHPFPILFRNNFRVFLCTDNRLMSDTDLSKEMEIAVQYYNLNIRDLEKLTINAMKSAFAHHDIKIQIIYDVIKKQYAEIRNKYGIMD; encoded by the coding sequence ATGTTGACAAAAGAAATTATCCAACAAGTACCGAAAGTAGAATTGCACGACCATCTGGATGGAGGACTCAGGATAGAAACTATCCTGGAATTGGCACGTGAAAACAACGTGGACCTTCCTTCAAATAACCCAAAACTCTTGAGAGAGTGGTTTATCAGGGGTTGTAAACAAAAAAGCCTTGCTCTGTATCTGGAAACATTTTCTGTCACTACTGCAGTCATGCAGACAAAAGAGGCCCTTGAACGAGTAGCTTTCGAAGCCGTTGAAGATCTTGCTGCACAGCATGTCTGTTATGCAGAAATTCGTTTTGCCCCGATTCTTCACACTGCAAAAGAACTAACATCAGAACAGGCTGTCCAAGCGGTCCTTGACGGGTTGCAGCGTGGGAAAAAGAAAACTGGCATGCCATCGGGACTCATCCTTTGTGCGATGCGCAACCAAAAACCTTCGGTATCCCTGGATATTGCAGAACTTGCAGTAGCTTTCTGTGACCGTGGAGTCGTAGGATTCGACCTTGCAGGCGACGAAAGTGGCTACCCCCCAAAGAAACACTTGGATGCTTTCCAATATATCCGAAACAAGAATTTTAATATCACAATCCATGCAGGGGAAGCCTTTGGGGTTGAATCAATATGGCAGGCAATCCAGGTTTGCGGAGCTCACCGAATAGGGCATGGAACCAGACTGATCGAGGATATGTCAATCGAAAGTTCCCATATTGAAGAAATGGGATCGCTGGCAAACTTCATCCTTGATCGTCGAATTCCAATGGAAATGTGTCTCACCAGCAATGTAGGAACGGGAGCAACCTCTGATTATGCACACCATCCCTTCCCTATCCTGTTCAGGAATAACTTCAGGGTATTTCTCTGTACGGACAACAGGCTTATGAGCGACACCGACCTTAGCAAAGAAATGGAAATCGCTGTCCAATACTATAACCTGAACATCAGGGATCTTGAGAAATTGACTATCAATGCCATGAAATCGGCATTTGCACACCATGACATCAAAATTCAGATTATCTATGATGTAATCAAGAAACAGTATGCCGAAATCAGAAACAAATATGGAATAATGGATTGA
- a CDS encoding DUF3842 family protein has translation MKKTVKTVIIDGQGGSLGKALVTSIKTRFPNLEVLAIGTNSMAASAMLRSGADATATGENPVIVACRTADIIIGPLGIIAADSLHGEITPKMALAISQSTAHKILIPISKCNITIVGKQDFPLGDLVDKAIENLAELLETL, from the coding sequence ATGAAAAAAACAGTGAAAACAGTTATCATTGACGGTCAGGGGGGAAGTCTTGGGAAGGCCCTCGTAACATCCATCAAAACCCGTTTTCCAAACCTGGAAGTCCTGGCAATCGGTACCAACAGCATGGCAGCTAGCGCGATGCTTCGCAGTGGGGCCGATGCAACAGCTACGGGGGAAAACCCAGTTATAGTGGCTTGCCGTACTGCCGATATCATCATAGGCCCCCTCGGTATCATTGCCGCCGATTCCCTCCATGGGGAGATAACCCCGAAAATGGCCCTTGCCATTTCCCAGAGCACTGCCCACAAGATTCTTATCCCTATCAGCAAATGCAACATAACCATCGTAGGAAAACAGGACTTCCCACTCGGGGACTTGGTAGATAAGGCAATTGAAAATCTTGCTGAATTACTGGAAACGCTATAG
- a CDS encoding SAM-dependent methyltransferase yields MATSRRDRADSYTKRAHKEGYPARSVYKLEEIQNTFKLVKPGDSVLDVGAAPGSWTLFTHRVLLKEQGKIIAVDLNPLNLNPIPHTVTAFVGDAFSKDIRSKLVENGPYDVIISDVAPMTMGNRSVDTSRSEYLASQVIYLASEHLKVHGNLVVKVFQGGGQVELIQTMRSMFAKVKPFKPKACRDDSFEIYLVGLDKKES; encoded by the coding sequence ATGGCAACAAGCAGAAGAGATCGTGCAGACTCCTATACAAAAAGAGCTCACAAAGAGGGCTACCCAGCCCGTTCGGTATATAAGCTGGAAGAAATCCAGAACACTTTCAAATTGGTCAAACCAGGTGATTCCGTCCTTGATGTCGGAGCCGCACCTGGTTCCTGGACCCTTTTCACCCACAGAGTCCTGCTCAAAGAGCAAGGCAAAATAATCGCAGTCGATTTGAACCCGTTAAACCTCAATCCCATCCCTCATACGGTGACAGCCTTTGTCGGGGATGCTTTCAGCAAGGATATTCGGTCGAAACTGGTTGAGAACGGTCCTTATGATGTGATAATCAGCGATGTAGCACCCATGACAATGGGTAATCGTTCCGTCGACACTTCCCGTAGCGAATACCTGGCATCGCAAGTGATATACCTTGCAAGCGAACATCTCAAAGTGCATGGCAACCTGGTGGTGAAGGTTTTTCAGGGCGGGGGACAAGTTGAACTGATTCAGACAATGCGGAGCATGTTTGCAAAAGTAAAGCCCTTCAAGCCAAAGGCCTGCAGGGACGATTCTTTTGAGATATACCTGGTAGGTCTGGATAAAAAAGAATCCTAA
- a CDS encoding FadR/GntR family transcriptional regulator has product MESLKKERLSVMVTDAIKEIIRNENLKSGDRLYSEKQLSERLEVSRSSIREALRMLEVSGIVKVYQGKGVFINDQDAMVHPVHSWVVENAESLREHFEVRLLIEPHAASVASQRASAKDLETLRKTYDEFVGFVRDGNVSKAISSDGAFHLAVAKATRNRTLIGLMRTMEQTLNEGWYASLHVPGRLESSIDEHNDLLKAIEAKDAEASASAMAKHLNNALSDIQRFFGNI; this is encoded by the coding sequence ATGGAATCCCTCAAGAAAGAACGGTTGTCAGTCATGGTTACCGACGCCATCAAAGAAATAATACGAAATGAGAACCTGAAAAGCGGTGATCGTCTATATAGCGAGAAACAGCTGTCCGAAAGGCTCGAGGTCAGCAGGTCTTCGATCAGGGAAGCCCTGCGCATGCTTGAGGTTTCTGGAATCGTGAAGGTCTACCAGGGTAAGGGTGTTTTTATAAATGACCAAGACGCTATGGTCCATCCTGTACATAGCTGGGTTGTAGAAAATGCTGAGTCCCTGCGAGAACATTTCGAGGTTCGTCTCCTCATTGAGCCCCATGCGGCCTCAGTTGCCTCCCAGCGGGCAAGTGCAAAGGATCTGGAGACTCTGAGAAAAACATACGATGAATTCGTCGGTTTTGTAAGGGATGGAAATGTATCAAAGGCGATTTCCTCTGACGGAGCCTTCCACCTTGCTGTGGCAAAAGCTACGAGAAACAGGACCTTGATCGGCCTTATGAGAACAATGGAGCAGACTCTTAATGAAGGCTGGTATGCCAGTCTGCATGTCCCCGGGCGGCTTGAATCTTCTATAGATGAACATAATGACCTTCTAAAAGCAATAGAAGCCAAGGATGCCGAAGCGTCAGCATCTGCCATGGCGAAGCATTTGAACAATGCGCTTTCCGATATCCAGCGGTTCTTCGGAAATATTTAA
- a CDS encoding GntP family permease — MAGWYLFLVIIVAIVGMVLLISKFKWHPFIVLLLSGYFVGVLCGMPVDKLITTLTSGFGSILGSIGIVIIAGTIIGTILEKTGAALTMANAILKVVGKKHAPLTMSLTGYIVSIPVFCDSGFVILSPINRALAAKSGVSLAVMATCLSSGLYATHCLVPPTPGPIIMAGTLNADLGLVILVGLLVSIPVMLVGYFYALKISSKFDIPANPEVSLEELVDKYGKLPSACKSFAPILLPIILIAFKSIADFPSTPFGSGAAKAFFDFIGNPVTALILGVGLAITLIPKSEKKGTSFNWISEGIHSSASILAITGAGGAFGAVLKSLPIADVLSGSLVQMNAGLLIPFIIAALLKTAMGASTVSMIVTSAMMAPLMVQLGWTSEMAKVLTLLAIGAGSMTVSHANDSYFWVVSQFSDMDTATAYKTQTGVTLVQGLTTLVIVMVLGVFFL, encoded by the coding sequence ATGGCAGGATGGTATCTGTTTCTCGTGATTATCGTCGCTATTGTAGGTATGGTGTTATTGATTTCAAAATTCAAATGGCACCCATTTATTGTGTTGTTGCTCTCCGGTTATTTTGTCGGGGTACTGTGCGGAATGCCTGTTGATAAGTTGATCACTACCCTTACCTCAGGATTCGGTTCAATTTTGGGAAGTATCGGCATAGTCATTATTGCCGGGACCATCATTGGCACCATCCTGGAGAAAACAGGGGCGGCCCTGACAATGGCCAATGCCATTCTCAAGGTTGTCGGAAAGAAACATGCTCCCTTGACCATGAGTCTTACAGGATACATTGTGAGTATCCCTGTATTCTGTGATTCTGGATTCGTTATTCTTTCACCCATAAACAGGGCCTTAGCCGCAAAATCCGGGGTATCCCTGGCTGTGATGGCAACTTGTTTAAGTTCAGGGCTCTATGCAACCCACTGCTTGGTTCCTCCCACTCCCGGACCCATTATCATGGCGGGTACGTTGAATGCCGATCTGGGTTTGGTAATTCTCGTTGGGCTGCTTGTGTCGATTCCTGTTATGCTGGTTGGTTACTTCTATGCATTGAAAATCTCCAGCAAATTCGATATTCCCGCAAATCCTGAGGTTTCCTTGGAAGAACTGGTAGATAAATACGGGAAATTGCCTAGTGCATGTAAATCGTTTGCCCCTATTCTTCTTCCTATTATCTTGATTGCTTTCAAGTCGATTGCCGATTTCCCGTCAACTCCGTTTGGCTCTGGCGCTGCAAAAGCTTTCTTTGATTTTATCGGAAATCCTGTAACAGCCTTGATCCTTGGTGTAGGCCTTGCTATTACCCTCATTCCCAAATCCGAAAAGAAAGGAACTTCCTTCAATTGGATCAGTGAAGGCATTCACAGCTCTGCCAGCATCCTTGCCATTACCGGTGCCGGTGGTGCCTTTGGTGCAGTCTTGAAATCGCTTCCTATCGCTGATGTGCTTTCAGGTAGTCTGGTACAGATGAATGCAGGGCTTTTGATTCCGTTTATCATTGCTGCCCTGTTGAAGACTGCCATGGGAGCTTCTACAGTCTCCATGATTGTCACTTCAGCAATGATGGCTCCTTTGATGGTACAGCTGGGCTGGACCTCGGAGATGGCCAAGGTCCTTACGCTTCTTGCAATCGGGGCTGGTTCTATGACAGTATCACATGCAAATGATAGCTATTTCTGGGTTGTCTCACAGTTCTCCGATATGGATACTGCCACTGCCTATAAAACGCAGACCGGTGTAACGCTGGTACAGGGCTTAACTACCCTGGTCATTGTCATGGTACTTGGGGTGTTTTTCCTCTGA
- a CDS encoding tetratricopeptide repeat protein produces the protein MNVLGWYHQRRMLNAMVQNQWTEAETHIRKLLVLQGKSMGLEYNLAVVLLGLEQNEEAFQMLLSCVERYGESLRLCRLLGDIQYGRGNREDSIHWYSLALSDNPTEKEKRLLSLRLELLFDSKRFFMIQEKLASLPEARTCLETDPQKAFSLYKEIAEADPTHVESLNNLGTLFLNEYKDPLAAEEKFSQVLELVDNSGAARNLAKAKKERQS, from the coding sequence GTGAATGTTTTAGGTTGGTATCATCAACGAAGGATGCTTAATGCCATGGTTCAGAACCAATGGACCGAAGCAGAAACCCATATCAGAAAATTGCTTGTCCTACAGGGAAAATCGATGGGGTTGGAATACAATCTGGCTGTTGTGCTTCTTGGCCTTGAACAAAACGAGGAGGCTTTCCAGATGTTGCTTTCCTGTGTCGAGCGGTATGGCGAAAGCTTACGCCTTTGCCGCTTGCTCGGGGACATCCAGTATGGGAGGGGAAACAGAGAGGATTCGATTCACTGGTATTCCCTCGCTCTGAGTGATAATCCTACAGAAAAGGAAAAACGACTGCTCTCATTGCGTTTGGAGCTTCTTTTTGATAGCAAAAGGTTCTTCATGATACAAGAAAAGCTTGCAAGCCTTCCTGAAGCCCGTACTTGCCTTGAGACCGACCCTCAAAAGGCATTTTCCCTGTATAAGGAAATCGCTGAAGCTGACCCTACCCATGTAGAGTCTTTGAATAATCTAGGTACTCTGTTTCTCAATGAATACAAGGATCCTCTTGCCGCTGAAGAGAAGTTCTCACAGGTTTTGGAGTTGGTCGATAACAGCGGGGCGGCAAGAAATCTTGCGAAGGCAAAAAAAGAACGTCAAAGCTGA